From Anopheles darlingi chromosome 2, idAnoDarlMG_H_01, whole genome shotgun sequence, the proteins below share one genomic window:
- the LOC125948884 gene encoding zinc finger protein 773-like has product MFLVKLLRRTSTTSPKMSRSRCVACHIQEPGMIAIYQHPRGVDRIWTYVTGIIVKARDQLCIPCYDELRVSHRFKEKCIHNNINRLGRMAKQHGLPRTQLDPPTSDDSLATSEPDDPGLRLELSHRQAEECLQQLAPLGAEFVIKNEPVQDQHPDELSGIEESSYTLSMHHHPQQPQQHHQQSAETNHNDSHDDALDVIKMAVELSPEDIGLRAVPLSSESGDDNDDDDDDDDHDETHERQKQRSSNGRDSLPTVKCSHCDQSFTSGALLKQHIHKEHSGLTPTGRVRRDNTNAVKFRRMLSGKINALMCRYCYREFDSADTKMAHEKTHLTDPKPFQCSFTDCNRLFQHRSALNRHFYTHVTPKRFKCSVCPKRFHQQSSMVVHERLHRGDRPHICPQCGKGFTHLSNVKRHIRFHNGEKPYECAQCPARFTTSTDLRRHMNSRRCLSRSLKSK; this is encoded by the exons ATGTTCCTCGTGAAACTGCTGCGTAGAACCAGCACAACTAGCCCAAAAATGAGCCGAAGTCGGTGTGTGGCCTGCCACATCCAGGAGCCCGGCATGATCGCGATCTACCAGCATCCCCGTGGTGTGGATCGCATCTGGACCTACGTGACAGGGATCATC GTAAAAGCCCGAGATCAGCTGTGCATTCCGTGCTACGATGAGTTGCGCGTCTCGCATCGCTTCAAGGAGAAATGCATCCACAACAACATTAATCGGTTGGGACGAATGGCGAAGCAGCATGGGCTACCGCGCACCCAGCTTGATCCGCCGACCAGCGATGATTCGCTCGCCACATCCGAACCCGACGATCCGGGGTTGCGCCTGGAGTTGTCGCACCGACAGGCCGAAGAGTGTCTGCAACAGTTAGCACCTTTGGGAGCAGAATTTGTCATAAAGAATGAACCGGTTCAGGATCAGCATCCGGATGAGCTCAGTGGCATAGAAGAAAGCTCCTACACGCTGTCGATGCATCACCAtccgcagcaaccgcagcaacatcaccagcaaTCTGCAGAGACCAATCACAACGATAGTCACGATGATGCATTAGATGTGATCAAAATGGCCGTAGAACTATCACCGGAGGATATCGGGCTGAGGGCAGTTCCTTTGTCGAGCGAAagtggcgacgacaacgacgacgatgatgatgatgacgaccacgacgaaacGCACGAACGCCAGAAGCAACGGTCATCAAATGGACGTGATTCGTTACCGACGGTCAAGTGTAGCCACTGTGATCAGTCCTTCACTTCCGGGGCGCTACTgaaacaacacatacacaaggaACACAGCGGCCTTACGCCGACTGGTCGGGTTAGGCGGGACAACACGAATGCGGTCAAGTTCCGGCGTATGCTCTCGGGGAAGATTAATGCACTCATGTGCCGCTATTGCTACCGAGAGTTCGACAGTGCAGACACGAAGATGGCACACGAGAAGACGCACCTGACTGATCCGAAACCGTTCCAGTGTTCCTTTACCGACTGTAACCGGCTGTTTCAGCATCGATCCGCATTGAACCGACACTTTTACACGCACGTCACGCCGAAGCGCTTCAAGTGTAGCGTTTGCCCGAAGCGTTTCCATCAACAAAGCTCAATGGTCGTGCACGAGCGGTTGCACCGGGGCGATCGGCCACACATCTGTCCACAGTGCGGGAAAGGCTTCACGCATTTGTCGAACGTGAAGCGCCACATACGGTTCCATAATGGTGAAAAGCCGTACGAGTGTGCCCAGTGTCCGGCCCggttcaccaccagcacggatCTCAGACGACATATGAACAGTCGGCGGTGTTTGTCGCGATCGTTGAAATCCAAATGA
- the LOC125948951 gene encoding TP53-regulated inhibitor of apoptosis 1-like, which produces MNSIGENCTQLKKDYDNCFNNWFSDRFLKGDTDDSLCAPLFKVYQQCVKEAMKQHHIEFKEIENDYIRDGHEKKEEKKGPKDSSS; this is translated from the exons ATGAACAGTATCGGAGAAAATTGTACGCAACTGAAGAAGGATTACGATAATTGCTTCAACAATTGGTTCTCGGATCGGTTTCTTAAGGGCGATACGGACGACTCCCTCTGCGCGCCGCTGTTCAAAGTTTATCAGCAGTGTGTGAAG GAGGCCATGAAGCAACATCATATCGAGTTTAAGGAAATCGAGAACGATTATATCCGCGATGGAcatgagaagaaggaggaaaagaaaggaccCAAGGATAGCAGCAGCTGA
- the LOC125948857 gene encoding putative ammonium transporter 2, with product MAANATILSNGSSSTTPSPGTFQSLARNNSYIIPGVYDLNVEDTNWVLTSSFIIFTMQTGFGMLESGCVSVKNEVNIMMKNIIDIVLGGFTYWLFGYAMSFGRGALNNPFVALGDFLIDPDVSDPLFGPIFAAFLFQLSFSTTATTIVSGAMAERCNFKAYCIFSFFNTIVYCIPAGWVWGEHGFLKNLGVVDIAGSGPVHLIGGASAFASAAILGPRLGRYAKGTDPLPLGNPVNACMGLFVLWWGWLAFNSGSTYGVSGAKWAYAARAAVMTMMGSFGGGSFSIIYSMYNNDGRMDVVDLINGILASLVSVTAGCYLYHAWEAIVIGAIGSALCCFGMPLFDRMGVDDPVGASSVHGVAGIWGVLAVGLFADNPLRMDTTSGRSGLFKGGGWYMLGVQSLSALCLACWGVCVTFLLLWLINKIVPIRMDPNEELLGADLMEHRIRHTQIGISRALSALAPIQLDLGDVIDAPPIGRNPGHERCVDEIEAASHKLHQWRTAMDQFSKKEKADSKGLSRKPMETARTQTQETRRRVNMFGKPMANGADNAGYDGGGAPVTVSILGGSDFRLKTSKKEGKEVYPMTNVGGDQGSSRGADRNDRNFAWID from the exons ATGGCGGCGAACGCAACGATATTGTCCAATGGTTCGTCCTCCACAACGCCGAGCCCAGGGACATTCCAATCGTTGGCACGGAATAACAGCTACATCATACCGGGTGTTTACGATCTGAACGTCGAGGATACGAACTGGGTGCTAACGTCCTCGTTTATCATCTTCACCATGCAGACCGGCTTCGGGATGCTCGAGTCGGGTTGCGTCTCGGTGAAGAATGAGGTGAACATCATGATGAAGAACATCATTGACATTGTGCTGGGTGGATTCACCTACTGGCTGTTCGGGTACGCGATGTCCTTTGGACGAGGCGCCCTTAACAATCCGTTCGTCGCGCTCGGCGATTTCCTCATCGATCCCGATGTTAGTGATCCACTATTTGGGCCGATTTTTGCCGCCTTCCTGTTCCAGCTTTCCTTCTCGAcgactgccaccaccatcgtcagtGGCGCTATGGCGGAACG ATGCAACTTCAAAGCGTATTGCATATTCTCATTCTTCAACACGATCGTCTACTGCATTCCGGCCGGTTGGGTGTGGGGTGAGCATGGTTTCCTCAAGAATCTCGGTGTTGTAGATATAGCCGGCAGTGGTCCAGTGCACCTGATCGGTGGTGCATCTGCCTTCGCTTCAGCCGCCATCCTTGGGCCACGGTTGGGCCGGTACGCAAAGGGTACGGATCCGTTGCCACTCGGCAATCCCGTGAATGCCTGCATGGGTCTGTTTGTGCTTTGGTGGGGCTGGTTGGCCTTCAACTCGGGCAGCACGTACGGTGTCAGTGGGGCCAAGTGGGCTTATGCTGCCCGTGCTGCCGTTATGACCATGATGGGCTCATTTGGAGGAGGTAGCTTCAGCATAAT TTACTCCATGTACAATAACGACGGCCGGATGGATGTGGTGGATCTGATCAACGGAATTCTGGCCTCGCTCGTATCGGTAACGGCCGGATGCTATCTGTATCATGCCTGGGAAGCTATCGTAATTGGTGCGATCGGTTCGGCCCTTTGCTGCTTTGGAATGCCACTGTTCGATCGCATGGGTGTGGATGATCCGGTGGGGGCCAGTTCTGTGCATGGAGTTGCCGGTATTTGGG GAGTTCTAGCGGTCGGGCTGTTTGCTGACAATCCTCTCCGTATGGATACGACCAGTGGCCGTTCGGGGTTGTTTAAGGGTGGCGGTTGGTACATGCTCGGTGTCCAATCGCTGTCCGCGCTTTGTCTCGCCTGTTGGGGCGTTTGTGTAACGTTTCTTCTGCTCTGGTTGATCAACAAGATCGTCCCGATCCGGATGGACCCGAACGAGGAGCTGCTCGGTGCGGACCTGATGGAGCACCGCATTCGCCACACGCAGATCGGCATCTCGCGGGCCCTTTCGGCCCTGGCACCGATCCAGCTCGACCTTGGAGACGTTATCGATGCACCACCGATTGGGCGCAATCCAGGGCACGAACGGTGTGTCGATGAGATTGAAGCTGCCAGCCATAAGCTGCACCAGTGGCGGACTGCCATGGATCAGTTTagcaagaaggaaaaagcCGACTCGAAGGGGCTATCCCGGAAACCGATGGAAACGGCGCGCACGCAAACACAGGAAACCCGGCGAAGGGTGAACATGTTTGGCAAACCGATGGCCAACGGGGCGGACAATGCCGGATACGATGGAGGTGGTGCTCCAGTCACAGTCAGTATACTAGGAGGGAGCGACTTTCGCTTAAAAACctccaaaaaggaaggaaaagaagtgtACCCAATGACGAACGTTGGCGGTGACCAAGGATCCTCGCGCGGGGCCGACCGTAATGATCGCAATTTCGCATGGATTGATTAG